agCCAGATGTTCCATGCATTATCATTTTTGTAGTTTTATCTTATGTGTGAACTATTTATTAAGAATAGAAATTCtaccttttacactgttggtgggaatgtaaattggtacagctactatggagaacagtatgaagtctCCCTAAAatcactaaaaatagagttacaatttgacccagcagtcccactcctgggcgtatattcagagaaaaatcatacttcaaaaagatacatacacctcaATATTTATAGTGGCACTATTTATAGTatccaagacatagaagcaatctaaatgtccattgacagatgaatggagaaaaaagtagtagacagccctcagattgggagaaaataatagcaaacgaagcaacagacaaaggattaatctcaaaaatatacaagcaactcctgcagctcaattccagaaaactaaatgacccaatcaaaaaatgggccaaagaactaaacagacatttctccaaagaagacacacagatggctaacaaacacatgaaaagatgctcaacatcactcatcatcagagaaatgcaaatcaaaaccacaatgaggtaccattacacgccagtcaggatggctgctatccaaaagtctacaagcaataaatgctggagagggtgtggagaaaagggaaccctcttacactgttggtgggaatgcaaactagtacagctgctatggagaacagtgtggagattccttaaaaaactggaaatagaactgccatacgacccaggaatcactgctgggcatacacactgaggaaactagatctgaaagagacacgtgcaccccaatgttcatcgcagcactgtttataatagccaggacatggaagcaacctagatgcccatcagcagacgaatggataaggaagctgtggtacatatacaccatggaatattactcagccattaaaaagaattcatttgaatcagttctaatgagatggatgaaactggagcccattatacagagtgaagtaagccagaaagataaagaccaatacagtatactaacacatatatatggaatttagaaagatggtaacgagaaccctatatgcaaaacagaaaaagagacacagatgtacagaacagacttttggactctgtgggagaaggcgagggtgggatgtttcgagagaacagcatcaaaacatgtatactatctagggtgaaacagatcaccagcctaggttggatgcatgagacaagtgctcgggcctggtgaaatgggaagacccagagggattgggtagagagggaggtgggaggggggattgggatggggaatacatgtaactccatggctgattcatgtcaatgtatgaccaaaaccactacaatattgtaaagtaattagcctccaactaataaaaataaatggaaaaaaaaaagaatatgatagGATATATTCTTAGAAATGTACCAGCCACTAAACCCCAGAGATCAGAATCCCCTGGGGGACGCTTGTTTTTTCTATCTCTAGGCATAAAATAATTGAACTGAGAACAGAAGTCACATTCACTTAAACCTGCTTCTTCATGTCAAGATGAAAAGGTACAATTGactcatttttattcttaaagtGATGAGAACGAGGAGGAAGGTGAGTTTCACAATTACAGTGCTCATGTTGTATAGGTATTAAAATAAACAGGTTTTAAATTAACTCCTGATTTTCCTGCAAACTGGAGGTTCAGGCCACCAAGAcacaggaagggagagaagagcCTGTGGACACCTATCTCAGACTCAGACTCCTTATCTGAGTAGTCTAGGGTCTAATGTGTGAATTAACCTATGAAGTCATCAGCTTCTAAAGTAGGAATTACAATATGGCCGTCTTTagaagtatttattattttttatagattaaaaCATGAAACTCAGAGACTCTCTGCTGAGTCAAACGTTACACTGTGTTAGAGTTAGTATTGAAACAAAACGTATTTGACTCATGATTCGCTGTTCTTTCTGCCACTCTGTGTTAATGCTTTCCTTCTTTAAAGGGGggcaatttttgaaaattaaatccaattttttaagatatattctAGACCTGAGCTGTCCAATGCTATAGCCACTAGCTGCATGTGGCCCCTGAGCATTTAAAATGTAGTGTATTGAGGTGTATTGGTAAGTCAATCAGTGTTAGTCGCTCATGGactttgaaccccatggactataggcctaCCTGCCCtgtctgtccatagaattcttccaggcaagaatgctagagtgagttgccattcccatttccgggggatcttgccaacccaggaatcgaacccagatctgcTACATTTGCAGGCacattccttaccatctgagctacattataaatttcaaagatttatacaaaaaatataaaatacctcaTAAGAATTTTCATatcattacattaaatgtaattttttttgtatATACTAAATTAAATATAGTAGTAAATTGACTTTAGctatttgcttttgctttgtaaaaaaagggggggactTCTAggatattatattaataaatcaCCCTTGTGActgcattatctttttttttttttttgcattatcttTCTATCGAGCAATGCTGACCTAGACTTTACCTTTGAAAAAATACTATCAATTGTTTTAGTTTTAATAGCACTGTATGGTGCatggaaatgtttaaaaacttACATTTTGAGTTgctaaactgagaaaaaaataaattgctaaaTCACTTTTGAATCCAAAATTTACGTAAGGCCTGAATTAGCTGAGTCAGTGTGGTAGATTATTTCAAGGGGGGGTCAAACATACAACATAAAAACCTTTAACCCAGGCCTAGTAGAATTTACTGCTTAGTAAATGGTTAAATAAAGTCAATACTGGttagcattattcatttttatgtggATTAAGATGTAATCTGTATAAAAATTCTTCCTATAAACAAAACATCCCAATTCTATGTGTTGTAATAAGCCATTGGAAGGCATATTACACTGCCATGGAGTCTCTGAGACTACGTGAAGGTGGAAAAAcactgaaatgtaaaatggtacagctctATCCTCCATCCAAAAGGCCCTTCTTGAGAGGATGTTTTCAAGAATGGGCTTCAAATGATCCTATAATGCTTTCTGGCAcagaaaagaagcagagagaggtTCGGaggagaaaatatgaacaaagcaAAATGGTTCCAGTTCTAGGAGACAGAAACCTAGAATAGCACCTCTCCAACTTCAGTGTGCGCACACATCACGTGGGGATCTTGCTAAAATGCGGATCCTGACTCAACTGGTATGGCTTAGGACCTGAGACCATGCACCAAATCCCCAATGTGTTAGTGATATTCCATGTTGAGTAATAGGGACCCACAGCACAGAAATGTTTgggaaggagaggacagagaagtGAGCTGGATTGAGTAGAGGGGAGACAGGTGCAGAGCCCTGGAACAGAACAAGGAACACGGGCAGAATGGCAGACATTTCACTGTGATTGAGAGCCCGGTAAAGATCAGAGGGCATGTGGGAGAATTAGACACATGAGGAGAGAGGTTAGTGAGGTTTTGACACTCAGGGCATTCTGAAGGCATGCTTGAAAAGACCTTATGGGCAAAAAGCTGAGTATTGGGTCTTCTTGaacattctttttctgtttctgtatgtGGTCTCTAGGACTAGACTAcacctgtgtgtgttagttggcAAAagtcaaaggggaaaggaggactCATGAGTGTTTTAGCAACAGGCTCAGGGCAACTGGACAATCTCTCTTCTTCACATGGTTCCCCTGTCTCCATCCGtcaggagaggaaaagaagagcaGATGCAAAGTGTTCTGTAAAATCTGGCCACCTTGCTCAGAGGACAGCTGTTCAGTGTTAGGAAGCTCCTTTGTTTTAAACAGATTTGGGAATGCATGTGGCCAAAGGAAGTGTGCCCTGTCCTAATATGGCAGTAATGGATGGAAGTAAGAGACACAAGAGTTTCCTTAAGAGCCAGGGAGAAAAGTAGATCTGTGCCTGGCAAGTTGAGAAGATACTAAACCAGATGTCTGAGCATTGCCCTGTATAGCCTCTAGGTAGATACAAGACTGCAGACTGTAGGCAGCCCAATACCAAAAGAAAACGGGTCTGATTTTTCAGAGGTAAGGCCTTTTTTGACCCCAGGACAGGCATCTCCAAGTGGAGTGCCCTCTTTGCCTCCTTCTGGGGGAAGTGTGGGTGAAAGACAGGAAGCACTACTTGAAAGCCTCCAATGAAAACTGAAACCCCCAAATGGCAGCACCAGCAGTACTATATTGTCTTGCTCAGTACCCTTGGTGATGCAGGGAGGCTTAGCTCAGAGGACTGATAGAGGGTCGCAGGCAGAAATAACTGTAGGAGTGCTGCCATTCCACCATCATCAAGCTTTACCGAAGTATTAGAAGAATATGCTTTCTACCTGGAAATCAGCTTGTGATTAGATTACAATAGAATAgcagaaatgaaaatacagtttCCTGAAACATGTTCTGAGCCACACTGGAGCTACAATACGATTGTTTTAAAGTGGAAAGGGGGCtgatacatgtcaatgtatgacaaaacccactgcaatgttgtgaagtaattagcctccaactaataaaaataaatggaaaaaattttaaaaaaaataaagtggaaaggGGATTCTATCATCAATTTAGTTTGGAAAAAATTGTTTGTTGTAGAGCTGTCCAGGAGAGTCTGAAATAGTCTTGGTTACAAAACGTCTTTAACTTCATGTAATTCTGCATGTCTGAAACCAGTATGATCCTAACATACTTATTTCATGTACACCCTGGAATTAATACTCTAGAACACCCCTGAAAACCTTGATGTGGACATTACaattaattttaacaataaaTACCTTCTTTATAGGAAATCCTGGAGGCAGTTTCAGCCCTAGGCAACTATGTTATTAGTAGAAGTATTTTCTAAGCACATAGCTCTTCTTTATGTGCTCTTTCAACTGATTTGCTTTAGAAAAACCCTCCAATTTTCTTTAGCATTAGACTTATTTTTAATGCTGAAGTTAAAGGTTTTATACTTTGCTAAAAGAATTAGAGACAGTCAGGAGGATGTGAAAATTTATATATGATTCCTAAAATCTATGGGGGCTTCCGCAATGTTTCAGCAGGTATAGAacccgcctgcaacgcaggagatgcaggtttgatccctgggtcaggaagatcccctggaggagagcatggcaactcacgccagtattcttgttggcaaaatcacatggacagaggagcatggcaggctacagtccatggggttgcaaagagtcagacacaactgaacctaCTGAGCACACAGAATCTACAGGGAGAGGATACTTACTCTCTTTTGTCTGAGACCTGACTTTTGATGGGTGTCTACCCATCAGTGGAAGCACAGGCTTAGTGTCAAAGGGTAAGAAAACCGGGGTGCAGTGTTTTCACAGAAAGAatatctggattgtgaagaacTGGAGAGGGGCTGGGACTGCCTGTCTAATTTGACTCTTCCCCTTTATCTCCACAGATTTCTCAGAGGAGAATGGGTGTAAGAAACCAATCCACAGTGACTGAGTTTCTTTTCACAGGATTAACGGACCAACCAGAACTTCAGCTGcctctcttctgcctcttctTAGGGATTTATATAGTCACAGCCATGGGAAACCTCGGCATGATCCTGATAATCAGGTTGAGTTCTCAACTCCACAAGCCCATGTACTATTTCCTTAGTAGTTTGTCTTTTATAGATTTCTGCTATTCTTCTGTCATTACCCCCAGAATGCTGGCAGGGTTTTTATGCAGAGATAAAGCTATATCCTATTCTGGATGTATGACCCAGctgtttttcttctgtattttcatcATTTCTGAGTGCTACATGCTGGCAGCAATGGCCTATGACCGCCATGTCGCCATCTGCAGCCCCCTGTTCTACAACGTCATCATGTCCCCCAGGGTCTGTTCTCTGCTGGTGGCTGCTGTCTTCTCAGTAGGTTTTACTGATGCTATGATTCATGGTGGCTTTATGTTAAGGTTGACTTTCTGCAAATCAAACatcattaaacattatttctgtgACATCATTCCTCTCATTAAACTCTCCTGTTCCAGCACTTATATTGATGAGCTTTTGATTTTTGTCATTGGAGGATTTAACATGGTAGCCACCAGCTTGACCATCATCACTTCATATGCTTTTATCCTCTCCAGCATCTTCCGCATCCATTCTAAAGAGGGTCGGTCCAAAGCCTTCAGCACCTGCAGCTCCCACTTGACAGCTGTCCTTGTATTTTATGGGTCGCTCGTGTCCCTGTATCTCAAACCTGCTTCCAGCAGTTCACTCACCCAGGAGAAAGTGTCCTCAGTATTTTATACCAATGTGATTCCCATGTTGAATCCTCTGATATATAGCCTGAGGAACAAGGAAGTAAAAAACTCATTGATGAAActcttaagaagaaaaatatctccataatgaaaatgttttttaaaaattgattgaggtatagttgttttaccatattgtattgatttctgctgtacaaagtgaatcagctgtatgtttacatatttcccctccctcttggatctccctctcaccctccatcccacccatctTAAGATTTATTTCTGTATTCATAATCATATGTGCTTGCTTGTATTTATGTCTttgagtctttaaaaataatttgaaatgaggtaaagtggtttttccagtagtcatgtatggttgtaagagttggaccgtaaagaagttcagttcagtccagttgctcagtcgtgtccacctctttgcgaccccatgaactgcagcacaccaggcctccctgtccatcaccaactcccagagtttactcaaactcatatccattgagtcggtgatgccatccaaccatctcatcctctgtcatccccttctcctcccaccttcaatctttcccagcattagggtctcttcaaatgagtcaactcttcgcatcaggtggccaaagtattggagtttcagcttcaacatcagtcgttccaaagaatagtcaggactgatttcctttaggatggactggttggatctccttgcagtccaagggactctcaagagacttctccaacaccacagctcaaaagcatcaattcttcagcagctGCACAGCACTGGAGCAgcagagaggagataccccacgtccaaggtcagagaaaccccagtaagatggtaggaggggagaattcacgtttagaatcaaaccccattcccgccacagacgctcagagggctcaaacaaaccttgtgtgcaccaagacccagggacccacagagactgagacagaactgtgtttgagcgtctCTGTGGAGGGACGGGTCGGCGGTGGtctgccacagggacaggggctctgggtgcagcagacttgggtttggcataagccctcttggaggaggtcgccattaaccccaccacagagctgctagaacttacacaggactgggaaatagactcttggagggcacaacagaaccttgggcaccaggacccaggagaaaagagcagtgaccccacaggagactgtcccggaccataaagaaggctgaatgccaaagaattgatacttttgaactgtggtgttggagaagactcttgaaaagagtcccttggacagcaaggagatcaaaccagtcaatcctaaagaatatcagtcctgaataatcattggaaggactgatggtgaagatgaagctccaatcctttggccatctgatgcggagagccaactcattggaaaagaccctgatgctgggaaagattgaaggcaggaggaaaaggggatgacagagaatgagatggttggatggcatcaccaattcaatggacataagactgagcaaactctgggagattgtgaagggcagagaagcctggtgtgctacagttcatggggttgcaaagaatcggtcacaacttagtgaatgaacaacaaagattatatatatttatcatatacGATATTATATACATTCAGATTACTAAATATATTTACACACAAGactaataaaatgtaaaacaagtATAAAAGTAAGAAGTAGCAAGTATTTTCAACTTAAAGTTTAATATCATTCCTGTGATTGAAACTCAATTTCTATCCTTTAGAAATTCAGTTCCCTGAAtctaagcaaaaagaaaacaaaatcttgaaATACTGTATagttatatcagaaaaaaaaaacacactaaatTCTTGTAGTATGACAAAGTCTTtcctcttatttattttactcaaaAGAGATTTTTCAATAGCAGTCTGCATAGGAAACATTGAACAGTATGGTAAAAATGATTACAACAACTTTGTAATAAATGAGGAAgaactttaattttaataattggcTTATAAAAGGCCAATATTAAATCAAAATGCAATTTAATGAAGAAGACCGAGCAAAAGGCAAAGCTAATACAGTCCCAATATTTGGTCTCTGGTGATCAAAGGATAAAACTTAGAATATCTAgattggatattttttttttttacagacttATCTAAACATCCTGCTTTTTCCTGTGTGGCCAGTACACACGCAGTATTTTACAACTtcatttgagttgttttttctttctaggCTGTAAACCAGATGCCTTTAATTTCTTCCTTAGAAAATGTTTTGaattaaacataatgaaaaagatTATGGTTTTCACTAATAAACTCATACACAGTAGACCAAGATAATGCACTGTGTGGGGAAAACGTGTAGAATTTCTGATCTTTTAAACTTGTTAAGGTGTGTTTTATGGTCCAGAATGTAGTCTATCTTGAAGAAAGGTCTCTGTGAGCCtcagaagaatgtgtatttttctgtttGGGGTTGAAATAGTCGGTGGATGAAAATTATACCTGGTTGATTAGTGGTGCTATTGAGTTCAACTATATACTTTTTCCTGGCTTGTTGGATTTCTTCATTTCTCATAGAGGGTTTTTTAATTCTCCAAGTATAATAGTGGACTCatctatttctcctggcagtcctaTTGGTTTctgcctcacatattttgacactcTGCTGTTGTAGATAGGCATATATACAATAACAATTGTCATGTATTCTTTAGGtttgacccctttatcattatgtaaaacTCCTCTTTGTCTTGTCACTCTTGGTTGAAATACCCTGTATGTTAGTTGAATCAAACTATTAATTGTATTATTCAAATCTTATTTATTGTTTTGTCTGCTTTCTATTTCTTAAGAAGCCATCTTATCTCTTAAGCATTATTAAACTTCCCTCTACAAATATGAGTTTGTCTATTTCTCCTACAAGCACTGTCAGCACTTGCTTTGTATATTCTGATGTCATAGTTTTGGTAGGTACAGATTTAGAATTGTTATATTTCAGAATATTCCAGTATAGCTCTAGTAACTTCTTGTCATAAAGTCTAGTTTAACATTAATGTAGCTACACTTACTTTTTTTCTTAGAGTTTGCATTATATATCTTTTTcagttctttcactttcaacaagccTGTGCCTCAGGCTGTGTAGCTGTGTATAGTTGGGATTTGTAACCAATCtgaaaatttagatttttaattagaaaatcaaACATATTTACATGTAATATCATCACATATTGACATATGTATGTCTTTAATTCCATTTCACATAATTATGATGATGAGTTTTTATTATAagtatatttaaaactttatgaAACCACTATAATTATTTTGTAAAGTCTAAATTAATTCACATTGCCCacctatttaacttctatgttgttcttattttctttctgcatATCTAAATTTCTCTTCTTCAATGTTAGTAATAATCTTTAGGTTTTTTTATGCAGATGTGCTGGCAATAAATATGTTCAGGtaactttttatttgaaaatatgaatatctctatttcatttttttgatgaatttattttgGGACTTGGCCTCTAGGTTgacaattgcttttcttttttttgttttgtttctttttttcttttaaatacacatatacattgttaaaagcaaaaatgagaaatattcaCATTC
Above is a genomic segment from Dama dama isolate Ldn47 chromosome 2, ASM3311817v1, whole genome shotgun sequence containing:
- the LOC133068280 gene encoding olfactory receptor 8D4 yields the protein MGVRNQSTVTEFLFTGLTDQPELQLPLFCLFLGIYIVTAMGNLGMILIIRLSSQLHKPMYYFLSSLSFIDFCYSSVITPRMLAGFLCRDKAISYSGCMTQLFFFCIFIISECYMLAAMAYDRHVAICSPLFYNVIMSPRVCSLLVAAVFSVGFTDAMIHGGFMLRLTFCKSNIIKHYFCDIIPLIKLSCSSTYIDELLIFVIGGFNMVATSLTIITSYAFILSSIFRIHSKEGRSKAFSTCSSHLTAVLVFYGSLVSLYLKPASSSSLTQEKVSSVFYTNVIPMLNPLIYSLRNKEVKNSLMKLLRRKISP